A region from the Aegilops tauschii subsp. strangulata cultivar AL8/78 chromosome 5, Aet v6.0, whole genome shotgun sequence genome encodes:
- the LOC109780412 gene encoding N-carbamoylputrescine amidase: MAGAGRKVAVAAVQFACTDTVADNVAAAERLIREAHKKGANIILIQELFEGHYFCQAQRMDFFGRAKPYKENPTIMRMQKLAKELDVVIPVSFFEEAGNAHYNSVAIIDADGTDLGLYRKSHIPDGPGYQEKFYFNPGDTGFKAFKTKYATIGVGICWDQWFPETARAMVLQGAEILFYPTAIGSEPQDMNLDSREHWKRVMQGHAGANLVPLVASNRIGKETVETEHGNSTIKFYGNSFIAGPTGEIVKLANDKDEEVLVAEFDLDEIKSTRHGWGIFRDRRPDLYRVLLTLDGKTSSSS, encoded by the exons GTTGATTAGAGAAGCTCATAAGAAAGGCGCGAACATCATCCTCATTCAG GAGCTATTTGAGGGGCACTATTTCTGTCAAGCTCAAAGGATGGATTTCTTTGGGCGTGCCAAGCCTTATAAAGAGAACCCGACTATAATGAG AATGCAAAAACTTGCAAAGGAGTTGGATGTTGTAATACCTGTAAGTTTCTTTGAAGAAGCGGGCAATGCTCATTATAATTCCGTGGCCATTATTGATGCTGATGGCACCGATCTTGGTCTATACCGCAAATCACACATTCCAGATGGACCAG GTTATCAAGAGAAATTTTATTTCAACCCGGGTGACACTGGATTCAAG GCTTTCAAAACCAAGTATGCAACAATTGGTGTTG GAATTTGCTGGGATCAGTGGTTCCCAGAGACCGCAAGGGCTATGGTGCTACAGGGGGCAGAAATATTGTTCTATCCCACTGCTATTGGTTCTGAACCCCAGGATATGAACCTGGACTCCCGCGAACACTGGAAGCGTGTCATGCAAGGCCACGCCGGCGCTAACTTG GTTCCTCTGGTTGCTTCTAACCGGATAGGGAAGGAAACCGTTGAGACTGAGCATGGGAACAGCACCATAAAGTTCTACGGGAATTCGTTCATCGCAG GGCCAACTGGAGAAATCGTGAAGCTCGCAAACGACAAAGATGAGGAGGTGCTGGTGGCAGAGTTCGACTTGGACGAGATCAAATCCACCAGACACGGCTGGGGGATATTCAGGGACAGGCGTCCTGATCTATACAGAGTGCTGCTGACGTTGGATGGCAAGACATCATCATCATCCTAG